The following coding sequences lie in one Anomaloglossus baeobatrachus isolate aAnoBae1 chromosome 7, aAnoBae1.hap1, whole genome shotgun sequence genomic window:
- the LOC142245241 gene encoding SCAN domain-containing protein 3-like, giving the protein MSTAKKAKTDSGRSFQEVWTESFGVIERSGKALCTLCNESIVCRTSSVRRHFDTNHKNVAQLSETERKEFLEGKLRKYNYQSLSFCNYLSPSRTNHLTAASFQMSLVIAKHGKPLSDGEIIKAAMLSGSNSLFHDLPNKDKIIQRISEMPLSRNTVKDRVQRMASDVSQQLTTDLQKAACYSMCLDESTDVKNHARLAVILRYAAGDTMREELVKRLSLPERTQGIAIHNAVMEAFLSQDIRPENVVSITSDGAPSMVGKSSGFIKFFVKEIKHEVIQFHCIIHQEALCARESSKIEDVLKDVTKMVNYIIARALNS; this is encoded by the coding sequence ATGAGTacagcaaaaaaagcaaaaacagataGTGGAAGATCATTCCAAGAGGTCTGGACAGAGTCATTTGGAGTTATTGAACGCAGTGGGAAAGCATTATGTACTCTGTGTAATGAAAGTATTGTGTGTCGCACATCAAGTGTCAGACGGCACTTTGACaccaaccacaaaaatgttgcccaACTAAGTGAAACTGAACGAAAAGAGTTTCTTGAAGGCAAATTGAGAAAATATAATTACCAGTCTCTTAGTTTTTGCAACTATCTTTCTCCAAGTAGAACAAATCATCTAACAGCTGCCAGTTTTCAAATGTCTCTGGTCATAGCAAAACATGGTAAGCCCCTCTCTGATGGAGAAATTATCAAAGCAGCCATGTTGTCTGGGAGTAATTCTCTTTTTCATGATTTGCCAAATAAAGATAAAATTATTCAACGCATCTCTGAGATGCCACTTAGCAGAAATACTGTTAAAGATCGAGTCCAGCGCATGGCAAGTGATGTTAGTCAGCAGCTCACCACTGACCTACAAAAGGCAGCTTGTTACTCAATGTGCTTGGATGAAAGTACAGATGTAAAAAATCACGCAAGACTAGCAGTAATTTTGCGTTATGCTGCTGGTGACACTATGAGAGAGGAGCTGGTGAAACGGTTATCCTTGCCTGAAAGAACACAAGGGATAGCTATCCACAATGCTGTGATGGAGGCTTTTTTGTCACAAGATATAAGACCAGAAAACGTTGTTTCAATTACTAGTGATGGGGCACCTTCTATGGTGGGTAAATCATCTGGTTTCATAAAGTTCTTTGTTAAAGAAATAAAACATGAAGTCATTCAGTTCCATTGTATTATACATCAAGAAGCTCTCTGTGCCAGGGAAAGTAGCAAAATTGAGGATGTCCTTAAAGATGTCACAAAAATGGTTAATTACATCATAGCTCGTGCTCTAAATTCTTGA